Proteins encoded together in one Thermomonospora curvata DSM 43183 window:
- a CDS encoding alkaline phosphatase D family protein: MPDGRLVPSRRTFLVTAGLVAGAVTVPSRAAAHAAPRSRSLPADPFTLGVASGDPDHDGFVLWTRLALQPLAEDGLGGMPSRTLPVRWEVATDERFRHIVRRGSAVARPEAAHSVHVELNGLQPGRDYWYRFRVERYISPVGRTRTAPRPGTFGPALTMAFASCSNYEHGYFTAYRRLAEEDPDLVLHLGDYQYEYRKDTYVAPGGNPRDHEGPETETLADYRRRHAQYKTDPDLQAAHAAAPWLVVWDDHELDNNWAGETPERPEIPQPNFPERRAAAFRAYYENMPLRRTSVPRGIDMQLYRRIRWGRLATFHMLDTRQYRDDQACGDGYRACPAASDPERSITGPEQEKWLLKGFRVSKARWDVIGQQVFFAQRDSDAGPLKVTSMDAWDGYVASRERITKGWVEAGVRNPVVLTGDVHAHWAGDLKLDYDDPDSPTVGSELVCTSITSGGDGGDSDPADHPFLQINPHLRFYNNQRGYVLTKITKKKLTAHFKVLPYVHAPGAPVHTKATFVIEDRVPGVQQTYLRPVEGASAARAQDLGRRTVREETVRP; the protein is encoded by the coding sequence ATGCCCGACGGTCGTCTCGTACCCAGCCGCCGGACCTTCCTCGTCACCGCCGGGCTGGTGGCGGGCGCGGTCACCGTGCCGTCGCGCGCCGCCGCCCACGCCGCCCCCCGCAGCCGCAGCCTTCCCGCCGACCCGTTCACCCTCGGCGTCGCCTCCGGGGATCCCGACCACGACGGGTTCGTGCTGTGGACCCGGCTGGCTTTGCAGCCGCTGGCCGAGGACGGGCTGGGCGGCATGCCCTCCCGGACGCTGCCCGTTCGCTGGGAGGTGGCCACCGACGAGCGCTTCCGCCACATCGTGCGGCGCGGCTCCGCGGTGGCCCGGCCGGAGGCGGCGCACAGCGTCCACGTGGAGCTGAACGGCCTGCAGCCGGGGCGCGACTATTGGTACCGCTTCCGGGTGGAGCGTTACATCTCCCCGGTGGGGCGCACCCGCACCGCGCCGCGCCCGGGAACCTTCGGCCCGGCCCTGACGATGGCGTTCGCCTCGTGTTCCAACTACGAGCACGGTTATTTCACGGCTTACCGCCGTCTGGCCGAAGAAGACCCTGACCTGGTGCTGCACCTCGGCGACTACCAGTACGAGTACCGCAAGGACACCTACGTCGCCCCCGGCGGCAACCCCCGCGACCACGAGGGCCCCGAGACCGAGACGCTCGCCGATTACCGGCGGCGCCACGCCCAGTACAAGACCGACCCCGACCTGCAGGCCGCGCACGCCGCCGCTCCCTGGCTGGTGGTCTGGGACGACCACGAGCTGGACAACAACTGGGCCGGTGAGACTCCCGAACGTCCGGAAATCCCCCAGCCGAACTTCCCAGAGCGCCGCGCCGCCGCCTTCCGGGCCTACTACGAGAACATGCCGCTGCGCCGCACCTCTGTGCCCCGCGGCATCGACATGCAGCTCTACCGGCGGATCCGGTGGGGGCGGCTGGCCACCTTCCACATGCTCGACACCCGCCAGTACCGCGACGACCAGGCCTGCGGGGACGGCTACCGCGCCTGCCCGGCCGCCTCGGACCCCGAGCGCAGCATCACCGGCCCGGAGCAGGAGAAGTGGCTGCTGAAGGGGTTCCGCGTCTCCAAGGCCCGCTGGGACGTCATCGGCCAGCAGGTCTTCTTCGCCCAGCGCGACAGCGACGCCGGCCCGCTCAAGGTGACCAGCATGGACGCCTGGGACGGCTATGTGGCCTCCCGCGAGCGCATCACCAAGGGCTGGGTGGAGGCCGGCGTCCGCAACCCGGTGGTGCTGACCGGCGACGTGCACGCCCACTGGGCCGGTGACCTCAAGCTCGACTACGACGACCCGGACTCGCCGACGGTCGGCTCGGAGCTGGTGTGCACCTCCATCACCAGCGGCGGCGACGGCGGCGACTCCGACCCCGCCGACCACCCGTTCCTGCAGATCAACCCGCACCTGCGGTTCTACAACAACCAGCGCGGCTATGTGCTGACCAAGATCACCAAGAAGAAGCTGACGGCGCATTTCAAGGTGCTGCCTTATGTGCACGCCCCGGGCGCCCCGGTGCACACCAAGGCCACCTTCGTGATCGAGGACCGGGTGCCGGGCGTGCAGCAGACCTACCTGCGCCCGGTGGAGGGCGCCTCGGCCGCCCGGGCCCAGGATCTGGGGCGGCGGACCGTGCGCGAGGAGACCGTCCGGCCCTGA
- a CDS encoding dihydrofolate reductase family protein — MRRLLPEPAARIDPFEEYGRVTGPWLRVGMVLSADGSVTDEQGWSDGLGGAADFAVFRTLRALADAIVVGAATVRTGRVGPARLRDDLRPRRAALGKRGPAPIVVVTRRAELDWRLPLFTAAQTPTLVVTARSAAAAVPAHVPVIAVAETGEGLDLAEAVHRLREEHGLAHLLCEGGPHLAAALLRAGLVDELCLNVAPTLIGGRHHTRLLADLDARVELRLSAVYTAEDVLFLRYLTRR, encoded by the coding sequence ATGCGCCGCCTGCTGCCCGAGCCCGCCGCCCGCATCGACCCCTTCGAGGAGTACGGGCGGGTCACCGGCCCCTGGCTGCGGGTCGGGATGGTGCTGAGCGCCGACGGGTCGGTCACCGACGAGCAGGGCTGGAGCGACGGCCTCGGCGGCGCCGCCGACTTTGCGGTCTTCCGGACGCTGCGCGCGCTGGCCGACGCCATCGTGGTCGGCGCCGCCACCGTCCGCACCGGCCGGGTGGGGCCCGCCCGGCTCCGCGACGACCTGCGCCCGCGGCGCGCCGCGCTCGGCAAGCGGGGGCCGGCGCCGATCGTGGTGGTCACCCGCCGGGCCGAGCTGGACTGGCGGCTGCCGCTGTTCACCGCCGCCCAGACCCCCACGCTCGTGGTGACCGCCCGTTCCGCCGCCGCCGCGGTGCCCGCGCACGTGCCGGTGATCGCCGTGGCCGAGACCGGCGAGGGCCTGGATCTGGCCGAGGCGGTGCACCGGCTGCGCGAGGAGCACGGGCTGGCGCACCTGTTGTGCGAGGGCGGCCCGCACCTGGCCGCCGCGCTGCTGCGGGCCGGGCTGGTGGACGAGCTGTGCCTGAACGTGGCCCCCACCTTGATCGGCGGGCGGCACCACACCCGGCTGCTGGCCGACCTGGACGCCCGCGTCGAGCTGCGCCTGAGCGCCGTCTACACCGCAGAGGACGTGTTGTTCCTGCGTTATCTCACCCGCCGGTAG
- a CDS encoding pyrimidine reductase family protein has protein sequence MRPLPTDPTELQKAYAYPPEGVWLRANMIASLDGAAWVDGRSGGLGSPGDRRLFAALRAMADVVIVGAGTVRAEGYGPVRPGPQGQAPPLAIVSRRLDLDLDSPVFTEPKARTVLLTVQAAPPERLRAAERVAEVIMAGEDGIDFSRAVRELAARGHRRLLCEGGPAVLARAAADGVLDELCLTLSPMLVAGDPSRILAGPPLPRPLRMRPASVYEEDGFLFLRYRRVR, from the coding sequence GTGCGCCCGCTGCCCACCGATCCGACCGAGCTTCAAAAGGCGTACGCCTATCCCCCCGAGGGGGTGTGGCTGCGCGCCAACATGATCGCCAGTCTCGACGGCGCCGCCTGGGTGGACGGCAGGTCCGGCGGGCTCGGCTCGCCCGGCGACCGGCGGCTGTTCGCCGCCCTGCGCGCCATGGCCGACGTGGTGATCGTCGGGGCCGGGACCGTCCGGGCCGAGGGGTACGGGCCGGTCAGGCCCGGGCCGCAGGGGCAGGCCCCGCCGCTGGCCATCGTCTCCCGCCGGCTCGACCTGGACCTGGACTCGCCGGTGTTCACCGAGCCGAAGGCACGAACCGTCCTGCTGACCGTACAGGCCGCCCCGCCCGAGCGGCTGCGGGCCGCCGAACGGGTCGCCGAGGTGATCATGGCCGGCGAGGACGGCATCGATTTCTCCCGGGCGGTCCGAGAGCTGGCGGCCCGCGGTCACCGCCGGCTGCTGTGCGAGGGCGGCCCGGCGGTCCTGGCCCGCGCCGCCGCCGATGGGGTGCTGGATGAGCTGTGCCTGACGCTCAGCCCGATGCTGGTCGCCGGGGATCCCTCCCGCATCCTGGCCGGGCCGCCGCTCCCCCGCCCCCTGCGGATGCGGCCGGCGAGCGTGTACGAGGAGGACGGTTTCCTTTTCTTGCGCTACCGGCGGGTGAGATAA
- a CDS encoding SigE family RNA polymerase sigma factor: MDDDAEFTQFVQTRGLDLLRFTVALTGDRDQAEDVLQGALERLYGRWGRVKRRGDPEWYLRRSIINAVRDGWRGRRRHPELLGLENEEQPADSAYLPIDDLLTRDVVRKALAALPPRQRMVIALRYWGGYTEVETARLMGTSVGTVKSQAHRAMRELRARLARTESARGTRR, translated from the coding sequence GTGGACGACGATGCCGAATTCACCCAGTTCGTTCAGACGCGTGGGCTGGACCTGCTGCGTTTCACGGTGGCCCTCACCGGCGACCGCGACCAGGCCGAGGACGTGCTGCAAGGGGCGCTGGAACGGCTGTATGGGCGGTGGGGCAGGGTCAAGCGGCGCGGCGATCCCGAGTGGTACCTGCGGCGCAGCATCATCAACGCGGTCCGCGACGGCTGGCGGGGCCGCCGTCGGCACCCGGAGCTGCTCGGCCTGGAGAACGAGGAGCAGCCCGCGGACTCGGCCTACCTGCCCATCGATGATCTGCTCACCCGGGACGTGGTGCGCAAGGCGCTGGCCGCGCTGCCGCCGCGGCAGCGGATGGTGATCGCGTTGCGCTACTGGGGCGGCTACACCGAGGTCGAGACCGCCCGCCTGATGGGCACCTCGGTGGGCACGGTCAAAAGCCAGGCGCACCGGGCGATGCGGGAGTTGCGGGCCCGGCTGGCCAGGACCGAGAGCGCGCGGGGGACGAGACGATGA
- a CDS encoding peptidoglycan-binding domain-containing protein, translating to MRRAAVVVAAPLALLGLMTPPAQARQSTAAQPGARQVHLQAPRVQAPDFTTAAKRAVAKALPGHALSERFTYNVTSSLRRSLKVRVELAAFRGKGRVILLARSVGAAREVTRAQQQPGSRILAEPTVRRPGAGARKALLTTTADAAGPGLTILSWSERRGVNYQISVSGRVSRADLVRLAQALPRDDTKVSKKVRSLVAKAKPPVDNGADATGPGKGGVGAQGTGNKWVDGVGIATNDLGDEATLCNGCTYWSGNYAGMIQYFLYADNRMSRSSIDCMFGSQTASAVASWQAARGLAADGIVGPNTRDRMDNKFSMIADHVVNYVGTKYILTFERSGGGFYYYGDTGISYGYSGGRLKDC from the coding sequence TTGCGACGTGCGGCGGTCGTCGTGGCGGCTCCGCTGGCACTGCTGGGGCTGATGACACCGCCGGCCCAGGCCCGGCAGAGCACCGCGGCCCAGCCCGGTGCGCGGCAGGTGCATCTTCAGGCGCCGCGGGTGCAGGCCCCGGATTTCACCACCGCGGCCAAACGGGCCGTCGCCAAGGCGCTGCCCGGCCATGCGCTCAGTGAGCGCTTCACCTACAACGTCACCTCCTCGCTGCGGCGTTCCCTGAAGGTCCGGGTCGAGCTCGCCGCGTTCCGCGGCAAGGGCCGGGTGATCCTGCTGGCCCGCAGCGTCGGCGCGGCGCGGGAGGTCACCCGCGCCCAGCAGCAGCCCGGAAGTCGGATCCTGGCCGAGCCGACGGTGCGCCGCCCCGGCGCCGGCGCCCGCAAGGCCCTGCTGACCACCACCGCCGACGCCGCGGGACCGGGGCTGACCATCCTGTCGTGGAGCGAACGGCGCGGCGTCAACTACCAGATCTCCGTCAGCGGCCGGGTGAGCCGGGCCGACCTGGTGCGGCTGGCGCAGGCGCTGCCCCGGGACGACACCAAGGTCTCCAAGAAGGTCCGCTCGCTGGTGGCCAAGGCCAAGCCGCCGGTCGACAACGGCGCCGACGCCACCGGCCCCGGCAAGGGCGGGGTCGGCGCCCAGGGGACCGGCAACAAGTGGGTGGACGGCGTGGGCATCGCCACCAACGACCTGGGCGATGAGGCCACGCTGTGCAACGGCTGCACCTACTGGAGCGGCAACTACGCCGGGATGATCCAGTACTTCCTGTACGCCGACAACAGGATGAGCCGCTCGTCGATCGACTGCATGTTCGGCAGCCAGACCGCCTCGGCGGTGGCCTCCTGGCAGGCCGCCCGCGGCCTGGCGGCCGACGGGATCGTCGGTCCCAACACCCGCGACCGCATGGACAACAAGTTCAGCATGATCGCCGACCACGTGGTCAACTATGTGGGCACCAAGTACATCCTGACCTTCGAACGCAGCGGCGGCGGCTTCTACTACTACGGCGACACGGGCATCAGCTACGGCTACAGCGGCGGACGCCTGAAGGACTGCTGA
- the glgX gene encoding glycogen debranching protein GlgX has translation MPEVWPGEAYPLGASWDGTGTNFALFSEVASRVELCLFDEDGVETRVDLPETDGFVWHGYLPGIGPGQRYGYRVHGPYDPRNGHRCNPSKLLLDPYAKAIEGQVRWHESLFSYRLDDPDALNTDDSAPYMPKNVVINPFFDWGDDRPPKIPYHETVIYEAHVKGLTMRHPAIPKELRGTYAGLAHPAMIDHLLDLGVTAVELMPVHQNVPEHALVARGLTNYWGYNTIGFLAPHNAYSSSGQLGEQVLEFKAMVRSLHKAGIEVILDVVYNHTAEGDHLGPTLCFRGIDNAAYYRLRDDDKRYHLDYTGCGNSLNVRHPHALQLIMDSLRYWVLEMHVDGFRFDLASALARELHDVDRLAAFFDLVQQDPVVSQVKLIAEPWDVGEGGYQVGNFPPLWTEWNGKYRDTVRDFWRGGYAAMPEFASRLTGSSDLYAHGNRRPIASINFVTCHDGFTLTDLVSYNHKHNEANGEDNRDGTDDNRSWNCGYEGPTDDPEILRLRARQRRNFLATLFLSQGVPMLSHGDELGRTQRGNNNAYCQDNEVSWVDWDNAEEDLLEFVRTLSRLRREHPVFRRRRFFQGRGGHGELGDIAWLTPAGTEMTDSDWHAGYAKSLGVFLNGDAITEPDPRGRRVRDDSFLLLINAHSQGVEFTLPGPEFGERWEHLLDTADFPPGGEEGVRTAKAADVIEVAGRSMMVLRRL, from the coding sequence ATGCCGGAGGTGTGGCCGGGCGAGGCTTATCCGCTGGGCGCCTCCTGGGACGGGACGGGCACCAACTTCGCGTTGTTCTCCGAAGTGGCCTCGCGGGTGGAGCTGTGCCTGTTCGACGAGGACGGCGTTGAGACGCGGGTGGACCTGCCCGAGACCGACGGGTTCGTCTGGCACGGCTACCTGCCGGGCATAGGACCGGGACAGCGGTACGGGTACCGGGTGCACGGCCCCTACGACCCGCGCAACGGGCACCGCTGCAACCCCTCCAAGCTGCTGCTGGACCCCTACGCCAAGGCGATCGAGGGGCAGGTGCGCTGGCACGAGTCGCTGTTCTCCTACCGGCTGGACGACCCGGACGCCCTCAACACCGACGACAGCGCGCCCTACATGCCCAAGAACGTGGTGATCAACCCGTTCTTCGACTGGGGGGACGACCGGCCGCCCAAGATCCCCTACCACGAGACGGTGATCTACGAGGCCCACGTCAAGGGCCTGACGATGCGGCACCCGGCGATCCCCAAGGAGCTGCGGGGCACGTACGCGGGGCTGGCCCACCCGGCGATGATCGACCATCTGCTGGACCTGGGCGTCACGGCCGTGGAGCTGATGCCCGTCCACCAGAACGTCCCCGAGCACGCGCTGGTGGCGCGGGGGCTGACCAACTACTGGGGCTACAACACCATCGGGTTTTTGGCCCCGCACAACGCCTACAGCTCCTCCGGGCAGCTCGGCGAGCAGGTGCTGGAGTTCAAGGCGATGGTGCGGTCCCTGCACAAGGCGGGGATCGAGGTCATCTTGGACGTGGTCTACAACCACACCGCCGAAGGCGACCACCTGGGGCCGACGCTGTGCTTCCGCGGCATCGACAACGCCGCCTACTACCGGCTGCGCGATGACGACAAGCGCTACCACCTGGACTACACCGGCTGCGGCAACTCCCTGAACGTGCGGCACCCGCACGCCCTGCAGCTCATCATGGACTCGCTGCGGTACTGGGTGCTGGAGATGCACGTGGACGGGTTCCGCTTCGACCTGGCCTCGGCGCTGGCCCGCGAGCTGCACGATGTGGACCGCCTGGCGGCCTTCTTCGACCTGGTGCAACAAGACCCGGTGGTCTCCCAGGTGAAGCTGATCGCCGAGCCGTGGGACGTGGGCGAGGGCGGCTACCAGGTCGGCAACTTCCCGCCGCTGTGGACCGAGTGGAACGGCAAGTACCGGGACACGGTGCGGGACTTTTGGCGCGGCGGGTATGCGGCGATGCCGGAGTTCGCCTCCCGGCTGACCGGCTCCTCGGACCTGTACGCCCACGGCAACCGCCGTCCCATCGCCTCGATCAACTTCGTGACCTGCCACGACGGGTTCACGCTGACCGACCTGGTGTCCTACAACCACAAGCACAACGAGGCCAACGGCGAGGACAACCGGGACGGCACCGACGACAACCGGTCCTGGAACTGCGGGTATGAGGGCCCCACCGACGACCCGGAGATCCTGCGGCTGCGCGCCCGGCAGCGGCGCAACTTCCTGGCCACGCTGTTCCTGTCGCAAGGGGTGCCGATGCTCTCCCACGGGGACGAGCTGGGCCGCACCCAACGCGGCAACAACAACGCCTACTGCCAGGACAACGAGGTCTCCTGGGTCGACTGGGACAACGCCGAAGAGGACCTGCTGGAGTTCGTCCGGACGCTGTCGCGGCTGCGGCGCGAGCACCCGGTGTTCCGGCGGCGGCGGTTCTTCCAGGGCCGCGGCGGCCACGGCGAGCTCGGCGACATCGCCTGGCTGACCCCGGCGGGCACCGAGATGACCGACTCCGACTGGCACGCCGGCTACGCCAAGTCGCTGGGGGTCTTCCTCAACGGCGATGCGATCACCGAGCCGGATCCGCGCGGCCGGCGGGTGCGCGACGACTCGTTCCTGCTGCTGATCAACGCCCACTCGCAAGGGGTGGAGTTCACCCTGCCCGGCCCGGAGTTCGGGGAGCGGTGGGAGCACCTGCTGGACACCGCCGACTTCCCGCCCGGCGGCGAGGAGGGCGTGCGCACGGCCAAGGCGGCCGATGTGATCGAGGTGGCGGGCCGTTCGATGATGGTGCTGCGCCGGCTGTGA
- a CDS encoding DUF4262 domain-containing protein, translated as MGSVCRCIICHDYGDRDRLGKFELRTIVHVKQYGWSVILTSPRENRPGWAFTAGLWHTLRSPELVVFGLEPYDMQTIVNNLGDRAAAGHPLVAGQERRDATDRHPVVLRPVHTHWYERLLSEALRFYRHPPLPFLQAVWPDAAGRYPWQAGSDPALGRYQPSLWLSPESHPPGIWTS; from the coding sequence ATGGGGTCCGTCTGCCGGTGCATCATCTGCCACGACTACGGCGACCGCGACCGGCTGGGCAAGTTCGAACTGCGCACCATCGTCCACGTCAAGCAGTACGGCTGGAGCGTCATCCTCACCTCCCCCCGGGAAAACCGCCCGGGCTGGGCCTTCACCGCCGGCCTGTGGCACACGCTCCGCTCCCCCGAGCTGGTGGTCTTCGGGCTGGAGCCCTATGACATGCAGACCATCGTCAACAACCTCGGCGACCGCGCCGCCGCCGGTCACCCCCTGGTGGCCGGGCAGGAGCGCCGGGACGCCACCGATCGTCACCCGGTCGTGCTGCGCCCGGTGCACACCCACTGGTACGAGCGTCTGCTGAGCGAGGCCCTGCGCTTCTACCGCCACCCGCCGCTGCCCTTCCTGCAGGCGGTGTGGCCCGATGCGGCCGGCCGCTACCCCTGGCAGGCGGGCAGCGACCCCGCCCTCGGCCGATACCAGCCGTCCCTGTGGCTCTCCCCCGAATCCCATCCCCCCGGCATCTGGACGAGCTGA
- a CDS encoding TetR/AcrR family transcriptional regulator, whose translation MNRKVEQGDATRAQLIAAGVALFTERGFAGTSTTEIVRRAGVTRGALYHHFADKEDLFEAVYQEVEKEVFARCAAASAGAADTASALITGLHAFLDACLEPKVRQIMLRDGPAVLGWERSLSFEDPHCARRLLRRALHAAAAEGLLPAEHADPLTHALFGAVFQAGYAICVAADPAAERDRAGKALGDLVSALLSPLRCRRTGPHEDDHTA comes from the coding sequence ATGAACCGCAAGGTGGAACAGGGCGACGCGACACGGGCACAACTGATCGCCGCAGGGGTCGCCCTGTTCACCGAACGCGGCTTCGCCGGGACCTCCACCACCGAGATCGTCCGCCGCGCCGGCGTCACCCGCGGCGCCCTCTACCACCACTTCGCCGACAAAGAGGACCTCTTCGAAGCCGTCTACCAGGAGGTGGAAAAGGAGGTCTTCGCGCGCTGCGCCGCCGCCTCGGCCGGCGCCGCCGACACCGCCTCGGCGCTCATCACCGGCCTCCACGCCTTCCTGGACGCCTGCCTGGAACCGAAGGTGCGGCAGATCATGCTGCGCGACGGGCCGGCCGTGCTGGGCTGGGAGCGGTCGCTGAGCTTTGAGGACCCGCACTGCGCGCGCCGGCTGCTGCGCAGGGCGCTGCACGCCGCCGCGGCGGAGGGTCTGCTGCCGGCCGAGCACGCCGACCCGCTCACCCACGCCCTGTTCGGTGCGGTCTTCCAGGCCGGCTATGCCATCTGCGTCGCCGCCGACCCGGCGGCCGAGCGGGACCGCGCGGGCAAGGCGCTCGGCGACCTGGTCTCGGCCCTGCTGTCCCCGCTCCGCTGCAGGCGAACCGGCCCGCATGAGGACGATCACACCGCTTAA
- a CDS encoding maleylpyruvate isomerase family mycothiol-dependent enzyme, whose translation MNSNDPTPADLVQGLAEEYAAFADLIEPLSEAEWSAPTRCTGWEVRDVAGHVTLGAVESLDGTIGERSPDEQAKALRGSSPAEVAGLLRGAAPRLIRFLSGLDEQAWRSPSPVPGRTIFNGVLTLWYDAFVHTDDVLVALGRPRRRGAGLAAAVAWLRQELHRLGRGPLRLELDGLPSQQIGTGGPVIAADPMDFVMAASGRSDPAAIGADRTLNVHLLP comes from the coding sequence ATGAACTCGAACGACCCGACCCCCGCCGACCTGGTTCAGGGACTGGCCGAGGAGTACGCGGCCTTCGCCGACCTGATCGAGCCGCTGAGCGAGGCCGAGTGGAGCGCCCCCACCCGCTGCACCGGCTGGGAGGTCCGCGACGTTGCCGGGCACGTGACGCTCGGCGCCGTCGAATCCCTGGACGGCACGATCGGCGAACGCAGCCCCGACGAGCAGGCCAAGGCGCTGCGCGGCTCCTCCCCCGCCGAGGTCGCCGGCCTGCTGCGCGGCGCGGCGCCCCGCCTGATCCGGTTCCTGAGCGGGCTGGACGAGCAGGCGTGGCGCTCCCCCAGCCCGGTCCCCGGCCGCACGATCTTCAACGGGGTGCTCACCCTGTGGTACGACGCCTTCGTCCACACCGACGACGTCCTGGTGGCGCTGGGCAGGCCCCGCAGGCGCGGCGCGGGACTGGCCGCCGCCGTCGCCTGGCTGCGGCAAGAGCTGCACCGACTGGGGCGCGGCCCGCTGCGGCTGGAGCTGGACGGCCTGCCGTCCCAGCAGATCGGCACCGGCGGCCCGGTGATCGCCGCCGACCCGATGGACTTCGTGATGGCCGCCTCCGGCCGCAGCGACCCGGCCGCCATCGGCGCGGACCGGACGCTGAACGTGCATCTCCTACCATGA
- a CDS encoding acyl-CoA thioesterase, whose translation MTFAVRIGVRGYELDVQGHLNQAVYLQYAEHARWECLRAAGILPDTLVAAGVGPVVLETVIKYLRELRGGDEAEVTCAFVWGEGKTWRVEQQVRKLDGTVAATVSSVCGLLDLAERRLVPSPAERLRALAGAPAPLGL comes from the coding sequence GTGACCTTCGCTGTGCGCATCGGCGTCCGCGGCTATGAGCTGGACGTCCAAGGACATCTCAACCAGGCCGTCTACCTGCAGTACGCCGAGCACGCCCGGTGGGAGTGCCTCAGGGCGGCCGGGATCCTGCCCGACACGCTGGTGGCCGCCGGGGTCGGGCCGGTGGTCCTGGAGACCGTCATCAAGTACCTGCGGGAGCTGCGCGGCGGGGATGAGGCCGAGGTGACCTGCGCGTTCGTGTGGGGCGAGGGCAAGACCTGGCGGGTGGAGCAGCAGGTGCGCAAGCTCGACGGCACGGTGGCGGCGACCGTGAGCAGCGTCTGCGGCCTGCTCGACCTGGCCGAGCGCCGCCTGGTGCCCTCCCCCGCCGAGCGGCTGCGCGCCCTGGCCGGCGCCCCCGCGCCGCTGGGTCTGTGA
- a CDS encoding amidase, with protein sequence MEYGEYRKFDAVGLAELVARGEVTPGELLETAIARAEQVDGRVNAIVRPMHEQARARAATPLSGPLAGVPFLVKDLNQDYAGVPTGCGSRALRDVPAPHHSEVVRRWLNAGLVIFGRTNTPEFGTTAVTEPEVNGPTRNPWNLDHTPGGSSGGSAAAVAAGIVPVAGASDGGGSIRIPAACCGLVGLKPGRGLVPAGPDYAEYLHGAATDGVISRTVRDTAVMLDVLTAEVDPGGPYAVRRPETSYLELSRRPPKPLRIGYTTESPIGTPVDPQAVAAVETAVTMLTELGHRVEPAAPAVDGRKLAEDFLTMWCAQVAATIDEIRRRTGAPARHFELDNRLLAAAARSVKAADYLLAHHRWNEHTRALAAFHEEYDLLLTPTLAGPPVRIGALATPPLLRLLGRALLLLGLTGTLSKTKQWKDTITANLAPVPFTQLANITGRPAISLPLYRTPDGLPLGVQFVAGLGGEGLLLSLATQLEEAHPWADAEPPL encoded by the coding sequence ATGGAGTACGGCGAATACCGCAAGTTCGACGCCGTGGGTCTGGCGGAGCTGGTGGCGCGCGGGGAGGTGACGCCCGGCGAGCTGCTGGAGACGGCGATCGCCCGCGCCGAGCAGGTGGACGGGCGGGTGAACGCCATCGTCCGCCCGATGCACGAGCAGGCCCGCGCCCGGGCGGCCACTCCGCTGTCCGGCCCGCTGGCCGGGGTGCCGTTCCTGGTCAAGGACCTCAACCAGGACTACGCCGGCGTGCCGACCGGCTGCGGCTCCCGCGCGCTGCGCGATGTGCCCGCGCCCCACCACAGCGAGGTCGTGCGACGCTGGCTGAACGCCGGGCTGGTCATCTTCGGCCGCACCAACACCCCCGAGTTCGGCACCACCGCGGTCACCGAGCCGGAGGTCAACGGCCCCACCCGCAACCCCTGGAACCTCGACCACACCCCCGGCGGCTCCTCCGGCGGCTCGGCGGCGGCGGTCGCGGCGGGCATCGTCCCGGTGGCGGGGGCCAGCGACGGCGGCGGCTCCATCCGCATCCCGGCGGCCTGCTGCGGGCTGGTCGGGCTCAAACCCGGCCGCGGCCTGGTGCCCGCCGGCCCCGACTACGCCGAGTACCTGCACGGCGCGGCCACCGACGGGGTCATCTCCCGCACGGTCCGCGACACCGCGGTGATGCTGGACGTGCTGACCGCCGAGGTCGACCCGGGCGGCCCCTATGCGGTGCGCCGCCCGGAGACCTCCTACCTGGAGCTGTCGCGCCGTCCGCCCAAGCCGCTGCGCATCGGCTACACCACCGAATCGCCGATCGGGACGCCGGTGGACCCGCAGGCGGTCGCCGCGGTCGAGACCGCCGTCACCATGCTCACCGAGCTGGGTCACCGCGTGGAGCCCGCCGCGCCGGCCGTGGACGGGCGCAAACTGGCCGAGGACTTCCTGACCATGTGGTGCGCGCAGGTCGCCGCCACCATCGATGAGATCCGCCGCCGGACGGGGGCGCCGGCCCGGCACTTCGAGCTGGACAACCGGCTGCTGGCCGCCGCGGCCCGTTCGGTGAAGGCCGCCGACTACCTGCTCGCCCACCACCGCTGGAACGAGCACACCCGCGCCCTGGCGGCCTTCCACGAAGAGTACGACCTGCTGCTCACCCCGACGCTGGCCGGCCCGCCGGTGCGCATCGGCGCCCTGGCCACCCCGCCGCTGCTGCGGCTGCTGGGCCGGGCGCTGCTCCTGCTCGGGCTGACCGGCACGCTGTCGAAGACCAAGCAGTGGAAGGACACCATCACCGCCAACCTGGCGCCGGTGCCCTTCACCCAGCTGGCCAACATCACCGGCCGCCCGGCGATCTCGCTGCCGCTGTACCGGACCCCCGACGGCCTGCCGCTGGGCGTGCAGTTCGTGGCGGGCCTGGGCGGGGAGGGGCTGCTGCTGTCGCTGGCCACTCAGCTCGAAGAGGCCCACCCGTGGGCCGACGCCGAGCCGCCGCTGTGA